From the Candidatus Bathyarchaeota archaeon genome, one window contains:
- a CDS encoding flavin reductase family protein, translating into MINIPLTKAVRLISPRLTVLVNTVDRYGNLNSAPYSWVYPLSFNPPLIAIGIGGKHKHTYINSKTSGEFVVCVVSEDFAQQAVNCEEKHKPEENLLEKNGLHIEASKKVNVPRVKESKAVLECKVKGFLEFDGDHLILIGKVVYAEAECLNNEINLDAIKPILHVYGEKFRSVGKEIILERKKL; encoded by the coding sequence TTGATAAATATCCCCTTGACAAAAGCTGTAAGGTTAATTTCGCCTAGATTAACTGTTCTTGTAAATACTGTAGATCGATATGGAAACTTGAATTCAGCACCCTACTCTTGGGTTTATCCATTAAGTTTTAACCCACCTTTAATAGCTATAGGTATAGGCGGAAAACATAAACATACTTATATAAACTCAAAAACATCTGGAGAATTTGTTGTATGCGTGGTTTCTGAAGATTTCGCTCAACAAGCTGTAAATTGCGAAGAAAAACATAAACCTGAAGAAAATCTTTTAGAGAAAAATGGTCTCCATATTGAAGCTTCAAAAAAAGTTAATGTTCCAAGAGTTAAAGAATCTAAAGCGGTTTTAGAATGTAAAGTTAAAGGCTTTTTAGAGTTTGATGGCGATCATTTAATATTAATTGGCAAGGTTGTTTATGCTGAAGCTGAATGTTTAAATAATGAAATAAACTTGGATGCTATAAAACCTATACTCCATGTTTATGGAGAAAAATTTAGAAGCGTTGGAAAAGAAATAATACTTGAAAGGAAAAAACTATAG
- a CDS encoding DNA-directed RNA polymerase subunit H — protein sequence MGKSVKLKVENKSEKSVFSIFEHELVPKHIVLSKEEAEEALKKYHIKPYRLPYIKKNDPAIKEIGAKPGDIVKIIRKSPTAGEAVVYRYVIE from the coding sequence ATGGGGAAAAGCGTAAAATTGAAAGTTGAAAATAAAAGCGAAAAAAGTGTTTTCAGCATTTTTGAACATGAGCTTGTTCCAAAACATATTGTGTTAAGCAAGGAAGAAGCGGAGGAAGCGCTTAAAAAATATCATATTAAACCTTATCGGTTACCCTATATTAAGAAGAACGATCCTGCTATTAAAGAGATAGGCGCTAAACCAGGGGATATTGTTAAAATTATCAGAAAAAGCCCAACAGCAGGAGAAGCTGTGGTTTATAGGTATGTAATTGAATAA
- a CDS encoding glutamine synthetase — translation MKHFKDAVWREQVTKTVNFIQEHKIKFARLQFIDINGIPKSLSVSTKRIESVFEDGQSFDGSSVTGYRPIEESDLVLYPDPSTFALLPWRSGEKSSCRFICDVYTPENKRFEGDPRFILEKALEKCREEGFIFKCAPEIEFFILKDEKDSVPTPIDIGGYFDLHPGDLTEDLRREIADEAEAFGIEIEIAHHEVALGQNEIDFKYDEALVTADRSVTMKIVVKNVATRNGYIATFMPKPFYGVNGSGMHVHQSFWSPNGENVFYSENEKQGWLSDIALHFIGGQLAYGREICAILASWPNSYKRLVPGYEAPVYIAWGFRNRSPLIRVPNFGGKPKAARIEIRCPDPAGNPYLQFAVLCMSGLEGVKRKIKPPEPTELNVYRLSYIERKKLGIKSLPESLKEALDEMEESELVKRTLGETLFENFIREKRREWELYRAQVTEWEIERYLRKL, via the coding sequence TTGAAGCATTTTAAAGATGCTGTATGGCGTGAACAAGTAACAAAAACAGTTAATTTTATTCAAGAACATAAAATCAAGTTTGCACGCCTTCAATTCATAGATATAAATGGTATTCCAAAAAGCTTATCTGTAAGCACTAAAAGAATTGAATCTGTATTTGAAGATGGGCAATCTTTTGATGGTTCTTCTGTAACAGGTTATAGACCTATAGAAGAATCTGATCTTGTTCTCTACCCTGACCCATCAACTTTCGCTTTATTACCTTGGAGAAGTGGAGAAAAAAGTAGTTGCCGCTTTATATGCGATGTTTATACACCAGAAAATAAAAGATTTGAAGGAGATCCAAGATTTATTCTTGAAAAAGCTTTAGAAAAATGTAGGGAGGAAGGCTTCATATTTAAATGCGCTCCAGAAATAGAATTCTTTATTCTTAAAGATGAGAAAGATTCTGTCCCCACTCCAATTGATATAGGTGGATATTTTGATCTTCATCCTGGAGATTTAACAGAGGATCTTAGACGAGAAATAGCTGATGAAGCTGAAGCTTTTGGAATAGAAATTGAAATTGCTCATCATGAAGTCGCTTTAGGTCAAAATGAAATAGACTTTAAATATGATGAAGCTCTTGTAACAGCTGACAGATCTGTAACAATGAAAATAGTTGTAAAAAATGTAGCAACAAGAAATGGTTATATAGCTACTTTTATGCCTAAACCATTTTATGGTGTAAATGGTTCAGGAATGCATGTGCATCAAAGCTTTTGGTCTCCTAATGGAGAAAACGTTTTTTATAGCGAAAATGAGAAGCAAGGATGGTTATCTGATATAGCATTGCATTTTATAGGCGGTCAATTAGCTTATGGAAGAGAAATATGCGCAATTTTAGCTTCTTGGCCAAACTCTTATAAAAGATTAGTACCTGGATATGAAGCACCAGTTTATATCGCTTGGGGCTTTAGAAATCGATCACCTTTAATAAGAGTGCCAAATTTTGGAGGAAAACCTAAAGCAGCTAGAATTGAAATTAGATGCCCTGATCCAGCTGGAAACCCATATCTTCAATTTGCTGTTTTATGCATGAGCGGTTTAGAAGGTGTTAAAAGAAAAATTAAGCCTCCTGAACCTACAGAGTTAAACGTTTATAGATTAAGCTATATAGAACGAAAAAAGCTTGGGATAAAGTCGCTTCCAGAATCTTTAAAAGAAGCTTTAGATGAGATGGAGGAAAGTGAATTAGTAAAGCGAACATTAGGCGAAACTCTTTTTGAAAACTTTATTCGTGAAAAACGAAGAGAATGGGAACTATATAGAGCTCAAGTAACAGAATGGGAAATTGAAAGATACTTAAGGAAACTTTAA
- a CDS encoding phosphate uptake regulator PhoU — MVFEVRKLQKTVDGTFFVTLPKSWVAVLGLKQGDTLSFLREESGKLIIQPYSGELKREIEAVILKPSDFLEREIGENYLLGADVIEIRSEDFIQSSVRERVKKIIKRLIGLEIVEEGSRKIIIQCLLEPSLVTPDKMLKRLHLISLEMVKDSLHALLNGNVNLAKVVVERDEEVDRMYFLLVRIIRITLLHPLLSEKASIKPIDCLDYRMLASLIEHFADYATFIAETCINYGLTPPKELTDLLSEIEKIICNCYEKAFEAVLSKNLKLTLEVSSESKAIEEIIRALENKLYSINSETREKLMPLISAFNYMKEICVDIADLTRTK; from the coding sequence TTGGTTTTTGAAGTGAGAAAGCTTCAAAAAACAGTTGATGGAACCTTTTTTGTAACTTTACCTAAATCTTGGGTAGCTGTTTTAGGTCTTAAACAAGGCGATACGCTTTCTTTTTTAAGAGAGGAAAGCGGAAAGCTTATCATTCAACCTTATAGTGGAGAATTAAAGAGGGAAATTGAAGCAGTTATATTAAAACCTTCAGATTTCCTTGAAAGAGAGATTGGAGAAAACTATTTGCTTGGAGCAGATGTTATAGAAATTAGATCAGAAGATTTTATTCAATCTAGCGTTAGAGAAAGAGTTAAAAAAATTATAAAACGGTTAATTGGGTTAGAGATTGTTGAAGAAGGGTCCCGTAAAATTATTATTCAATGCTTATTGGAGCCTTCTCTCGTCACGCCTGACAAAATGTTAAAGCGTTTGCATTTAATATCCTTAGAAATGGTGAAAGATTCGCTTCACGCTTTATTAAATGGAAATGTTAATTTAGCTAAAGTTGTTGTAGAGCGGGATGAAGAAGTTGATAGAATGTATTTTCTGCTTGTTAGAATTATAAGAATAACGCTTTTACATCCTTTGCTTTCAGAGAAAGCTTCAATTAAACCTATAGATTGCTTAGATTATAGAATGCTAGCCAGCTTAATTGAGCATTTCGCTGATTACGCTACATTTATAGCTGAAACTTGCATAAATTATGGTTTAACTCCACCAAAAGAGTTAACCGATTTATTAAGTGAAATTGAGAAAATAATTTGTAATTGTTATGAAAAAGCTTTTGAAGCTGTTCTTTCTAAAAACTTAAAGTTAACTTTAGAAGTTTCTTCAGAATCTAAAGCGATTGAAGAAATTATAAGAGCTTTAGAAAACAAATTATACAGTATAAACTCTGAAACTCGGGAAAAACTTATGCCTTTAATATCTGCATTCAATTATATGAAAGAAATATGCGTTGATATAGCTGATTTAACTAGAACAAAGTGA
- a CDS encoding MBL fold metallo-hydrolase, giving the protein MFEYKGVKISWLGHDCFKIKNDKTIYIDPFNIKEGEKADVIFVTHEHYDHCSPKDIKKILTLKTIVVAPESCKSQLSGMKTKFVKSGDKIVVEGVEVEVIPAYNINKFRAPGEVFHPKEEGKVGYVITLSEVKIYHAGDTDLIQEMKNIQVDIALLPVSGTYVMTAEEAAEATKMLKAELAIPMHYGSIVGSGKDAEKFKKIASCKVEILEKE; this is encoded by the coding sequence ATGTTTGAATATAAAGGAGTTAAAATAAGCTGGCTTGGCCATGATTGTTTTAAAATTAAAAACGATAAAACAATTTATATTGATCCATTCAACATTAAAGAAGGTGAAAAAGCTGATGTAATTTTTGTAACTCATGAACATTATGATCATTGCAGCCCAAAAGATATTAAAAAAATTTTAACTTTAAAAACAATAGTTGTGGCTCCTGAATCTTGCAAATCTCAACTTTCAGGAATGAAAACTAAATTTGTAAAATCTGGAGATAAAATAGTTGTTGAAGGAGTAGAAGTTGAAGTTATTCCAGCCTATAATATAAATAAGTTTAGAGCCCCTGGCGAAGTTTTTCACCCTAAAGAAGAAGGCAAAGTAGGATATGTGATAACTTTAAGTGAAGTTAAAATTTATCATGCAGGTGATACAGATTTGATTCAAGAAATGAAGAATATTCAAGTTGATATAGCTTTATTACCTGTAAGCGGAACATATGTTATGACTGCTGAAGAAGCTGCTGAAGCTACTAAAATGCTTAAAGCTGAATTAGCTATTCCAATGCATTATGGAAGCATTGTAGGAAGCGGAAAAGATGCTGAAAAATTTAAGAAGATAGCCTCTTGTAAAGTAGAAATACTAGAAAAAGAGTGA
- a CDS encoding DUF429 domain-containing protein — translation MQIVGLDLAGVEKRPSGFCILNEKLKAKTFLLYSDKEIIYWINSLKPEVISVDAPLALPKNRCCLKDSCPCKNKGHLRECDKALLKMRIKFFPLTLGAMRTLTLRGLRLKSFIEKNGFKVIETYPGAAQDLLGIPRKSFGIEPLRNALIKLGITGDVVKKEITTHELDAITCALTGKMYLEGDYLALGNPNEILMILPKPGRNWKKNIK, via the coding sequence ATGCAAATTGTTGGTTTAGATTTAGCTGGTGTCGAAAAGCGACCTAGCGGCTTCTGCATTTTAAATGAGAAGCTTAAAGCAAAAACTTTTCTTCTTTATAGCGATAAAGAAATTATTTATTGGATAAATTCACTGAAACCTGAAGTTATAAGTGTTGATGCACCTTTAGCTTTACCAAAAAACCGCTGCTGCTTAAAAGACTCCTGCCCTTGCAAAAATAAAGGTCACTTAAGGGAATGCGATAAAGCGCTTCTTAAAATGAGGATAAAATTTTTTCCCTTAACTCTAGGTGCTATGAGAACTCTAACTTTAAGAGGTTTAAGATTAAAATCTTTTATTGAAAAAAATGGTTTTAAAGTTATAGAAACTTACCCTGGTGCAGCGCAAGATCTTTTAGGCATTCCTAGAAAAAGCTTTGGAATCGAGCCTTTAAGAAATGCTTTAATAAAGCTTGGGATAACAGGAGATGTGGTGAAAAAAGAAATAACAACTCATGAGCTTGATGCTATAACTTGCGCTTTAACTGGGAAAATGTACCTTGAAGGCGATTACTTAGCTTTAGGCAATCCTAACGAGATATTAATGATTCTCCCTAAACCTGGAAGAAACTGGAAAAAAAATATTAAATAG
- the rpiA gene encoding ribose-5-phosphate isomerase RpiA: protein MSWKENARKAASKEALKQVKDGFVIGLGSGATMELFINELAHKIRFEKLNILAVPSSTQVELKAAALGIKLTSLNEHPELDLAIDGADQVEKKTLNLIKGGGAALTREKIIDSTAKKLIIIVDEEKLCRKLTHPVPLEVIPFGVKAIMKKIEKVGGRPILREGLRKVGPVITDNGNFIVDVDFGELNSPEEVNFKLKMVPGVIETGLFLKMVNEVYAGEKSGNVRILTKT, encoded by the coding sequence ATGAGCTGGAAAGAGAATGCTAGAAAAGCTGCTTCAAAGGAAGCGTTAAAACAGGTTAAAGATGGTTTCGTAATAGGGTTAGGTAGTGGAGCCACAATGGAGCTATTCATCAATGAGCTGGCTCATAAAATAAGATTTGAGAAACTAAATATTTTAGCTGTTCCATCATCTACTCAAGTTGAGCTTAAAGCTGCAGCTTTAGGAATAAAATTAACTTCCTTAAACGAGCATCCAGAATTAGATTTGGCTATTGATGGAGCGGATCAGGTGGAGAAGAAGACTTTAAATTTAATAAAAGGTGGAGGCGCAGCTTTAACGCGAGAAAAAATAATCGATTCAACCGCTAAAAAACTAATAATAATAGTGGACGAAGAAAAATTATGTAGAAAGCTTACCCATCCCGTACCTTTAGAAGTAATACCGTTTGGAGTTAAAGCAATAATGAAGAAAATAGAGAAGGTTGGAGGAAGACCAATTTTAAGGGAGGGTTTAAGAAAAGTAGGCCCAGTGATAACTGATAACGGAAACTTTATTGTGGATGTTGATTTTGGTGAATTAAATAGTCCTGAAGAAGTTAACTTTAAATTAAAAATGGTTCCAGGTGTAATTGAAACAGGCTTATTTTTAAAAATGGTTAATGAAGTTTATGCTGGAGAAAAAAGCGGAAACGTTAGAATTTTAACTAAAACCTAA
- a CDS encoding iron-containing alcohol dehydrogenase produces MLRFKLDYRFKCNYCGREHYTYIKRVIVEPDAIEMIGECLKELNIGYKGLIVQDINTKRIAGDRLKQILKEENFKVYSVIIERPDEKNINKVESEIIRCGVDFVLGVGGTSVLDVAKAAAWKASKFNKKIPYLSFSTTAANDGLSSAAASIYEEKSGVENKVSKATAPPLAVIVDLRIILKTLENPATAWMIPAGCGDIIGKLTALKDWEMGKREKEEYYCEYIAGLTKASIDDVLKNSERIAAGELEGLREQVYSLISSGVAMILAGSSRPCSGAEHLFSHYLDLYAIKKGLPLGRHGEQVAVGERLMALHYIKHNLEGWWKEAKYQPEAILQFFKQVKCPYTISQIKISKENAVEALVNAPLIRPERYTILHKKPLNKKEASSLVNEIEAG; encoded by the coding sequence ATGCTAAGGTTCAAGTTAGATTATAGATTTAAATGTAATTATTGTGGTAGAGAACATTATACTTATATTAAGCGAGTTATTGTTGAGCCTGATGCCATAGAAATGATTGGTGAGTGCTTAAAAGAGTTAAATATTGGATATAAAGGGTTAATTGTTCAAGATATAAATACTAAAAGGATTGCAGGAGATCGTTTAAAGCAAATTCTTAAAGAAGAAAATTTTAAAGTTTACTCTGTTATAATTGAGAGACCTGATGAAAAAAATATAAATAAAGTTGAAAGCGAAATAATAAGGTGTGGAGTTGATTTTGTTTTAGGGGTTGGTGGAACAAGCGTTTTAGACGTGGCTAAAGCAGCTGCTTGGAAAGCAAGTAAATTTAATAAGAAAATTCCTTATTTGAGTTTTTCAACAACAGCTGCTAATGATGGGTTATCTTCAGCTGCAGCATCTATATATGAGGAAAAGAGTGGAGTGGAGAATAAGGTTTCAAAAGCGACAGCCCCCCCTTTAGCAGTTATAGTTGATTTACGCATAATTTTAAAAACTTTAGAAAATCCTGCAACAGCTTGGATGATTCCTGCTGGATGCGGTGATATAATTGGAAAGTTAACAGCTTTAAAAGATTGGGAAATGGGAAAAAGAGAGAAAGAAGAATATTATTGCGAATATATAGCTGGTTTGACTAAAGCTTCAATAGATGACGTTTTAAAAAACTCAGAAAGAATAGCCGCTGGGGAACTTGAAGGTTTAAGAGAGCAGGTGTATTCATTAATAAGCTCTGGAGTAGCTATGATTCTTGCAGGTTCCTCAAGGCCATGCTCAGGTGCAGAACATTTATTTTCTCATTATTTAGATTTATACGCTATAAAGAAAGGTTTACCTTTAGGAAGGCATGGAGAGCAGGTTGCTGTTGGGGAGAGGTTAATGGCTCTCCACTATATTAAGCATAATTTAGAAGGCTGGTGGAAAGAAGCAAAATATCAACCTGAAGCAATACTTCAATTTTTTAAGCAAGTTAAATGTCCATACACAATTTCTCAAATTAAAATAAGCAAAGAAAACGCTGTAGAAGCTTTAGTTAACGCGCCTTTAATAAGACCTGAAAGATATACAATACTTCATAAAAAACCATTAAACAAAAAAGAGGCGTCAAGCCTAGTTAATGAAATAGAAGCGGGTTAA
- a CDS encoding Lrp/AsnC ligand binding domain-containing protein, with amino-acid sequence MLTKSILAILNIFVESKAMDKVVDELVKMHEVIDVYEVTGEFDIVALISTEDLSSFRSFLKNKVLKIEGIKSTVTSIILSTPKKNGVIAVE; translated from the coding sequence ATGTTAACTAAATCTATTCTAGCTATTTTAAATATATTTGTTGAATCAAAAGCTATGGATAAGGTGGTGGATGAACTAGTTAAAATGCATGAAGTTATCGACGTTTATGAAGTTACTGGAGAATTTGATATTGTAGCTTTAATTTCTACAGAAGACCTTTCATCTTTTAGAAGCTTTCTAAAAAATAAGGTTTTAAAGATAGAAGGTATCAAAAGCACTGTTACCTCAATAATTCTTTCTACTCCAAAGAAAAATGGAGTGATAGCTGTCGAATAA
- a CDS encoding DNA-directed RNA polymerase subunit B: MSLKSSLWELTKKFIEEQGLVRQHINSYNEFIERGLQEIIDEVEEVPLEVEGYSMKVKLGKIEVGSPRVMEVDGSEREIYPMEARIRNLTYAAPLYLEMSLVVDGRERAPEIIYIGDLPVMLKSKICPLSKLTVDELMDIGEDPLDPGGYFIVNGSERVIVGFEDLAPNRILVDSEKTGATIVYKAKIFSTTVGFRARIEAKMKGDGSIYVSIPGIPSELPLVVLMKALGVEEDVKIAEMVSLESDIQDELEASFENASGIFTVKDALIFIGNRLAPGQAEEYRIKKAEALIDKNLFLHLGRKPENRFDKACFLAEVARRIIELKLKRRVEDDKDHYANKRLRLAGELLADLFRVVVRNLMKDLKYQLEKIYIKRRMELSIANAVRPGIITERIQHAIATGNWIRGKVGVTQLLDRTNYFSTLSHLRRLQSPLSRSQPNLEARDLHPTHWGRLCPNETPEGSNCGLVKNLALSSEISTSAPLNEVLGKLFKLGVIPIKEADKNLIKNGTKVIVDGIIIGYCRDPEALAKEIRMLRRSGGINPQVNVVYYQPLIKGAKPELYVNCDSGRVRRPLIIVENGKPKLTQMEIEKLMKGELEWNDLITQGLIEYLDADEEENTLIALDETKITEKTTHLEITPYTILGVCASLIPFAEHNQSPRNAYEAAMAKQALGLSSSNFFNRVDSRGHLLHYFQSPIVKTKPMELTKYFRRPAGQNCVVAVLSFQGYNMEDAIIISKSAIERGLFRSTFFRCYEGECRQYLGGLKDKFEIPEPTIRGFRGDKYYRLLEEDGVVPVEVEASGNEALIGRTSPPRFLEEYREFEVKGPTRRDSSICMRPSEKGIVDAVFITESIEGNKLIKVRVRDQRIPEIGDKFASRHGQKGVIGVTVSQEDLPFTEDGVIPDIIINPHAFPSRMTTGQFVESLAGKAAALIGEPVDGTPFANDGVEALRRKLLKLGFQYSGKEVMYNGVTGEKFEADIFIGVIYYQKLHHMVSDKIHARARGQVQMLTRQPTEGRARGGGLRFGEMERDCLIGHGASALLMDRLLEESDKATVLICENCGFLAYHDAKQNKYICRVCGDKASISTVTLSYAFKLLLQELMALGIAPRLELEERA, translated from the coding sequence ATGAGTTTAAAATCAAGTTTATGGGAGTTAACAAAGAAATTTATTGAAGAACAAGGTTTAGTTCGTCAGCATATAAACTCTTATAACGAGTTTATTGAAAGGGGTCTTCAAGAAATAATTGATGAAGTTGAAGAAGTTCCTTTAGAAGTTGAAGGGTATTCGATGAAAGTTAAGCTTGGAAAAATAGAGGTCGGTTCTCCAAGAGTGATGGAGGTTGATGGTTCAGAGAGAGAAATTTACCCTATGGAAGCGCGTATAAGAAACTTAACTTATGCAGCACCATTATACTTAGAAATGAGTTTAGTTGTAGATGGGCGGGAAAGAGCTCCTGAAATTATTTATATCGGTGATTTACCTGTAATGCTTAAATCTAAAATTTGCCCCCTATCAAAGTTAACTGTTGATGAATTAATGGATATAGGCGAGGACCCATTAGATCCAGGAGGATACTTCATAGTTAATGGCTCTGAAAGAGTTATTGTAGGTTTTGAAGATTTAGCTCCAAATAGAATTTTAGTTGACTCAGAGAAGACCGGTGCGACAATAGTTTATAAAGCAAAAATCTTCTCTACAACAGTTGGTTTTAGAGCTAGAATTGAAGCTAAAATGAAGGGGGATGGCAGTATATATGTTTCTATTCCAGGTATTCCTTCTGAATTACCTTTAGTAGTGTTAATGAAAGCTTTAGGAGTAGAAGAGGATGTTAAAATCGCTGAAATGGTATCTTTAGAAAGCGATATTCAAGATGAGCTTGAAGCATCATTTGAGAACGCTTCAGGAATATTTACGGTTAAGGATGCTTTAATTTTTATTGGAAACAGGCTTGCTCCCGGTCAAGCTGAAGAATATAGAATTAAAAAAGCTGAAGCTTTAATTGATAAAAATCTTTTTCTGCATTTAGGTAGAAAACCTGAAAACAGATTTGATAAAGCATGCTTTTTAGCTGAAGTAGCTAGAAGAATTATTGAGCTTAAGCTTAAAAGAAGAGTTGAAGATGATAAAGATCATTACGCTAATAAAAGGTTAAGGTTAGCAGGTGAGCTTTTAGCCGATTTATTTAGGGTAGTAGTTAGAAACTTAATGAAGGATTTAAAATATCAATTAGAGAAAATCTATATTAAAAGGCGAATGGAATTATCGATTGCTAACGCTGTTAGACCAGGGATAATAACTGAGCGCATTCAACATGCGATAGCTACTGGAAATTGGATTAGAGGAAAAGTTGGTGTCACTCAACTTTTAGATAGAACAAATTATTTTTCAACCCTTAGCCATTTAAGGAGGCTTCAATCACCTTTAAGCAGAAGCCAACCAAACTTGGAGGCTAGAGATCTCCATCCCACGCATTGGGGTAGGCTTTGCCCAAATGAAACACCTGAAGGATCAAACTGCGGTTTAGTTAAAAATTTAGCTCTTTCATCAGAAATTTCAACAAGCGCTCCATTAAATGAAGTTTTAGGAAAATTATTTAAGTTAGGTGTAATTCCAATTAAAGAAGCTGATAAAAACTTAATTAAAAATGGAACAAAAGTTATAGTAGATGGTATAATTATAGGTTATTGCAGAGACCCTGAAGCTTTAGCTAAAGAAATAAGAATGCTTAGGCGCTCTGGTGGAATTAACCCTCAAGTAAACGTTGTTTATTATCAACCTTTAATTAAAGGCGCTAAACCTGAATTATATGTTAATTGCGATTCTGGAAGGGTTAGACGGCCATTAATAATTGTTGAAAATGGAAAACCAAAGTTAACTCAAATGGAAATAGAAAAGCTTATGAAAGGCGAGTTAGAGTGGAACGATTTAATTACTCAAGGCTTAATAGAGTATTTAGATGCTGATGAAGAGGAAAACACGCTTATAGCGTTAGATGAAACAAAAATAACTGAGAAAACAACGCATTTAGAAATCACACCTTACACAATTCTAGGTGTATGCGCATCATTAATTCCATTTGCAGAGCATAATCAATCCCCAAGAAATGCTTATGAAGCAGCTATGGCTAAGCAAGCTTTAGGGTTATCTTCAAGCAATTTTTTCAATAGAGTGGATTCTAGAGGACATTTACTTCACTATTTTCAATCTCCAATAGTTAAAACTAAACCGATGGAGTTAACTAAGTATTTCCGTAGACCAGCAGGACAAAACTGCGTAGTAGCTGTTTTATCATTTCAAGGCTATAACATGGAAGATGCGATTATAATAAGCAAATCAGCGATTGAAAGAGGTTTATTCAGATCAACATTCTTTAGATGTTATGAAGGGGAATGCAGACAGTATCTTGGAGGGTTAAAAGATAAATTTGAAATCCCTGAGCCTACTATTAGAGGTTTTAGAGGAGATAAATATTATAGATTGCTTGAGGAAGATGGTGTTGTTCCAGTGGAAGTTGAAGCTTCAGGAAATGAAGCTTTAATTGGAAGAACAAGCCCTCCAAGATTTCTTGAGGAGTATAGAGAGTTTGAAGTTAAAGGCCCTACGAGAAGAGATTCATCAATATGCATGAGGCCTTCAGAAAAAGGTATTGTAGACGCTGTTTTCATTACAGAGTCTATTGAGGGAAATAAACTTATAAAAGTTAGAGTTAGAGATCAAAGAATCCCAGAAATAGGGGATAAATTTGCTTCAAGGCATGGACAAAAAGGAGTTATAGGAGTGACTGTCAGCCAAGAAGATCTTCCATTTACAGAAGATGGAGTAATACCTGATATTATTATAAATCCTCATGCTTTTCCATCAAGAATGACTACAGGACAATTTGTTGAATCTCTCGCTGGGAAAGCTGCTGCTTTAATTGGAGAACCTGTAGATGGAACGCCCTTCGCTAACGATGGTGTAGAAGCCTTAAGAAGAAAATTGCTTAAGCTTGGTTTTCAATACAGCGGTAAAGAAGTTATGTATAATGGAGTTACAGGAGAAAAATTTGAAGCTGACATTTTTATAGGAGTAATCTATTATCAAAAGCTTCATCATATGGTATCTGATAAAATTCATGCTCGAGCTAGAGGACAAGTTCAAATGTTAACTAGGCAACCTACAGAAGGACGAGCTAGAGGTGGTGGATTAAGGTTTGGGGAAATGGAAAGAGATTGTTTAATAGGGCATGGTGCTTCAGCTCTTTTAATGGATAGATTGCTTGAGGAATCAGATAAAGCTACGGTTTTAATATGCGAAAATTGCGGTTTTCTAGCTTATCATGACGCTAAACAAAATAAGTATATTTGCAGAGTTTGCGGTGATAAAGCTTCTATTTCAACAGTAACTTTATCTTATGCTTTTAAGCTTCTTCTTCAAGAGTTAATGGCGCTTGGAATAGCTCCAAGATTAGAGCTGGAGGAGAGAGCTTAA